A stretch of DNA from Schizosaccharomyces osmophilus chromosome 2, complete sequence:
GGCTGTCTCTGAATCTTCTTTATCCAACAATGTCGGTGAGAGACGATCACCTTTAAAATCTCCTTCATCTCCTATACAGACTGCTGCTCCACCATCCGAAAATTTAATTCCGGATGACACTGATTTTGTACCTGGTACGTTTGATGAAGATCAACCTGCCTGTTTAGCGTTTGCTTCTTCCTTAGCAAATCATTCTCCTAAGTATTTCCTAATGGTACCTCAGGACATAGATCCTACTTTTCCAGATTCTGATTCTGACGATGAATTtgtgaatgaaaaatcatcTAGAGCCCAGCGATCATCTGCTAAGGCTAAATGGAATCCCAAACACAGCAGTAACAATGTCGAAAAGAAGTTTTCGTTGGGAATGTCAAAAAATAGCAGATCCCCCCCTGTGAATATTAATCGAAGACCGTCGATGGCTTAATAAATCGCAACGGATCTACTTATTGCtgtataaataaaaaaaaggaaaactgGAAATACTGGAAATACGTCCATGGCGTGTATATTTGTTTGATGTAATTTTCTGTTTCGTTTAGTTATTGTATCACTCGTTATGTTCTAATCATCACTGTTGTTAATAGATTCTGGTTATATTATTTAACTTTGTCCTAGTTAGttgtaaaacaaaaactatAGTTATTAgtttaagaaaaagaaggataatACAGTTCAGTGTCTAGGATTTATTTCTGAAGATTCGGTGAATTCCGATAATCAATTAAGAGAAGCAGCCTCCAAATTCCTTTTAACTTTGTTCATAAACGAAACGGCCCGTTGGCTATCAACGCGAGCATTGGATGATATTTTCAAGACGAcctcttcatttttcgAATGAGATGgattatatatattttgttCCTGAACAGGTCCCAATAGATAGTCGTAGACACCATCAAGCGTTGTCTTTCCTTCCAATAATGGATTTGGACGGACGAACGATAATGTCAAGCTGTCAGATAATTGAGCTGGTAAACTATTATTGTTAGcagtttgaaaaatcattaATGCTTACATTATAGAAGatttgcaaagaaaatcagCGACATTATCAATTGATCCTTCCCCAGTAATACACTGAGCATTTGGCAAATCACTTGTTTTTGAGGAAGGCAATCCTAATAAAGTTTCATAAGCGTTCTCTACGGGATCTTGGAATAAGTCTGGGATTTCGGATGAAGCCAAAGATTCAGAAATAGCTGACGATACAATGTTTCTAATCTTTTCTGGAAGTTCTTCTAAAATTgttaaaagttttgaaataaaCCATCTAATACTGACGTACcagtattttcttttgtgaCTTTAGTAATATTGATTAAACTGGCCAAAGATAGACTCGTCTCGACGATATCGAAACGAGGTTTTTCAGGAACAGCTTCTGGCTTTTGTTCTGTGACCATAGGTTTAGCTTCCATTTTGGATAAATCAAGCTTTTCAAGCTTCTGGATAGCTTTCTGTGTGGATTTTGGTGCATCCTTCTTAATTTCACCAACAAAAGCCAAAACATCGCCTTTAAGCAAACGACCACGAGGACCGGTGGCAGCAATAACCGATGGATCCTGGATTTTGTGTAGATGCAATAAGTGTGCAACGGAAGGAAGCAAAGGGGTGTTTTgggaagaggaagaagaagaagaagaactaGGTTCCAATGATGGCTTCAAATTCGTGACTTTCTCGGGTGTGCTTGAAACCTCAGGAAGCTTGATTTTAGATAAATCATCTCCTTCCTCAGCAAGAATACCAATTTCTTTACCGACGGCAATTTTAGTACCAGGATTGATTAATATTTTTGCTAGAATGCCATCGTCTTGTGCCTCAACGTCCATCGTAGCCTTGTCTATTTGTAATAGTTAGTACTGGACATTGCCAATAAACTAAACATACCGGTTTCAACCTCTAAAATAGCATCGCCAGCCTTAAAAGTATCTCCTAATTTTTGTAAGATTTCATGCATTACAAGTGtcatttcaattttcaTACCCTCTTTTAAAATCCATTTTGCAATGCTTCCCTCTTCCATCGTAGGTGACAACGCAGGCATGCAAAAGTTATTTATAGCATTTGAGAAAGCTGTATTATGAAAAACTATTGTTGAGTCAGTATCACACTATTGTCTTACTCCTTCTTGAACATACATTTTCCATGACTACACTGCCACAAGACCTGCCTTTTAGgcaattgaaaaaagcaatgtCTTAGCATTATTGCtttccaaaatcaaatttGATTCACGTAGCAAGTGACCCTTTTATCTTTTGTGAAGGCTGTGGCTTGCTAGTTGCAAGTTgaattattcaaaagaacTTAGGTGGAGGCGGTCGTCAATTaaagtttctttgaaaTGCGAATTAAAATAGCTATAAGTatatttcataaaatatataaaaaccATGTAATAAATCcactttgaaaattttaatTGACTGATACTGTTTCTGTATATGTCCTCGTTATAAggttttttaagaaaaaaatatttggaCAAGCCAGAACTCGAATCTGGGACCTCTTCCATGCTAAGGAAGCGTGATAACCATCTACACCACATGCCCGCTTTTAATTGGGTATTtaattaaatatataaactGTATTGCTTTTAGCAGTTATACTTATAATATATGAAATATGAATGTAAAAGCATATGCGCAAGTATACAAATATATAAGCATATTTGTAATGTATACTATATAGATCGTTATATACTATTTTAAGGGTATGTTCTAATATATTCCTCATTAATTGATTTAGTAGGTTTCAGTGCACAAGTTTGGCAATGGGGGATGTCGATTTTGTGATGGACGCGCCTATtgacaacatgggaattAACGAATAATCGAAGTTTTCCTATTCATCGTTGTACATAGAGGTAAGAGGATTCGAAATGAACACTGTAAAAGAGCTTGAATTAACAATAGGAGGTTCTGTATATTGTTATTATAATAATATAGTTTGCATTCAATTTAAATTTCTACataataagaaaaagtttcGGAAAGGCTATCGGTAAACTACAATATATTTTACAGCGACATTCTTAGACATTTAATGGTAAATTCTGTTATTTTTGGAGATGTATCGGTGGTACAGACTTAGGAATCAGTTACATTGTGGATTCAACTACAAAAAAGTGATACCACCATGTCGGAATATTACGTCCCTGGCGATTGAGACCTCCTGTGATGATACTTCGGTGGCCGTGTAAGCAACCATTTTATGAACTATGTGAAAACTTCGCTAACGGAAAAAGTGTCCAGAAATCTTCGAGTGAgtctttaccaaaaattgTTTGCCTCAATACTCATCGAacactttcaaaaaatgaaaaatacgGGGGAATACACCCATCAGTTGTCATTCAAGAACACCAAAAGAACTTGGCGAAAGTTGTTTACGAAACGATAAATCAGTCTCGATCACTAGGCGTCTCGAAATATGACCTTATAGCTGTCACCCGTGGCCCTGGCATGATGGGACCTTTAGCTATCGGGTTAAATTTTGCCAAGGGTTTAGCTGTTGGCCTTGATAAACCCCTTTTGGCTGTACATCACATGGTAAGATATTAGCCAGGTGCTTCTCAATGAGACGCTAATTCATGATCATTAGCAAGCACATGCATTGACAGTGCAATTGGAGTCTCGAGTCTCATTCCCCTTTTTATCCATTTTAGTTTCTGGGGGCCATACTATTCTAATATTATCTAAGTCGGTAGTCGCTCATGAAATTTTGGCATCAACAACCGACATAGCTATTGGTGATTATCTTGATAAATGCGCCAAGTATTTAGAAATTCCTTGGAATAATCAAATGCCAGCTGCAGCACTTGAAAAGTTTGCTGTTCCCACTTTAAACGATAAGAGTATCGACTGTAACCCACCGAATCCCATGAGTAGTGGAGATAAGGCACATAATCctaatttttccttttctggATTGGAATCTTATGCTCGAAGGATCATCACGTCAAAGACATGGGCTACCtcagaaaagaaacttcTGGCTTATAAGCTTCAGGAAGCTGCCTTTAAGCACATTTGCCAGAAGATGACAAAGGCTATTGAATCCCTTGATCTATCAAAAGTGCGTTTCTTAGTTTGTAGTGGAGGTGTTGCCAGAAACTcccttttgaagaaaatgctGAAAGAGCAACTAATTTCACTTCATAAAAGAGAATTGGCTCCTGAAATGAAGCTTGTTTACCCTTCTTTGGAACTTTGTAGTGACAATGCCGCTATGATTGCTTACACGGGAATAAGAatgtttgaagaaggaTATAAATCCTCTCTTGAAGTGGAACCAATTAGAAAATGGCCTATAAATACAATAATGGACGTGGAAGGTTGGATGCATCAATAATTACAAAttataataaaacaaaacctaAAAGAAAGGGTTAAATAGCGTCGtaagataaaaaataagacGAAATGCAATAAATATCacttttattaaattataACTTGCACCTTGACTCGTGAGTGAACGTAATTATTGTATCGTGTTTCGTTTTGTGAGCATTCCTTTGACTAACTTCTCTATAAAAAACCCGAGTATTGGCAGCAGCGAAGTGTTTGCAGCGATGTATTGAAATTGTTCAAGAGATATCTGAAcctctttttgattttgtttacgtttaTTAAAGCAAGAGCGCAAAAAATCACTTATCACTGTTAGTCTTTCATCATCCTCGTGGTTTCCTTCATAACAGCAAATAAGAATTAATGATTCTGATAGTTCAACGATTTGGTCcgtttgtaattttttttcttcattaaaaTCGTATAACTGAAAACAGAATACTTCTGGAGCCTCTTTGGCTAGTACATTCATCGTTTCAATGCCAATAATTAGTTTCTCAAACGTTAACGGAACGTTAAGATCTGAAGTCCTATTTAGCCAATTATATAACCTCTtaaataattttctttcacttttttgATAATGAGCGgccttttctaaaaaaatctGCCGTGGAATTGACTTTTTTATGAGTTTCTCAAAGCcattataatttattttctgcTCCATTATGCGGCTGTGACATAAATGGTCTTCACCGATGCCATCAATAAAAGCATCGTAAAGACTTTCCAAACTTATGTTTGATAATTTAGTATGCTGATACAGACCGCGAAGGTGCGAACGCTTAGTAAAGAGCTTTAAAGAAGTGAGAACCGTTTCTCTAAACTCCGTTCTTTTCGCTAATATATAACCATTGGTGATGAAATCAAAGTATTCAAAGGCAATGGCCTGGAGTTGTGAAAATGTAGATGAAATTGGTTTGTTAGTAGTACTTCCATTACATGTCGTCGTTGAAGATTCAGTGTTGATTTTAGCAAAGCA
This window harbors:
- the pdx1 gene encoding pyruvate dehydrogenase protein x component, Pdx1 — its product is MLRHCFFQLPKRQVLWQCSHGKFFHNTAFSNAINNFCMPALSPTMEEGSIAKWILKEGDTFKAGDAILEVETDKATMDVEAQDDGILAKILINPGTKIAVGKEIGILAEEGDDLSKIKLPEVSSTPEKVTNLKPSLEPSSSSSSSSSQNTPLLPSVAHLLHLHKIQDPSVIAATGPRGRLLKGDVLAFVGEIKKDAPKSTQKAIQKLEKLDLSKMEAKPMVTEQKPEAVPEKPRFDIVETSLSLASLINITKVTKENTEELPEKIRNIVSSAISESLASSEIPDLFQDPVENAYETLLGLPSSKTSDLPNAQCITGEGSIDNVADFLCKSSIILPAQLSDSLTLSFVRPNPLLEGKTTLDGVYDYLLGPVQEQNIYNPSHSKNEEVVLKISSNARVDSQRAVSFMNKVKRNLEAASLN
- the pgp1 gene encoding mitochondrial tRNA N6-threonyl-carbamoyl-adenosine (t6A) Pgp1; translation: MYRWYRLRNQLHCGFNYKKVIPPCRNITSLAIETSCDDTSVAVVQKSSSESLPKIVCLNTHRTLSKNEKYGGIHPSVVIQEHQKNLAKVVYETINQSRSLGVSKYDLIAVTRGPGMMGPLAIGLNFAKGLAVGLDKPLLAVHHMQAHALTVQLESRVSFPFLSILVSGGHTILILSKSVVAHEILASTTDIAIGDYLDKCAKYLEIPWNNQMPAAALEKFAVPTLNDKSIDCNPPNPMSSGDKAHNPNFSFSGLESYARRIITSKTWATSEKKLLAYKLQEAAFKHICQKMTKAIESLDLSKVRFLVCSGGVARNSLLKKMLKEQLISLHKRELAPEMKLVYPSLELCSDNAAMIAYTGIRMFEEGYKSSLEVEPIRKWPINTIMDVEGWMHQ